From a region of the Salvelinus alpinus chromosome 2, SLU_Salpinus.1, whole genome shotgun sequence genome:
- the map1lc3c gene encoding microtubule-associated proteins 1A/1B light chain 3C — protein MMPPFEKPQHPKSFKQRKSFATRKQEVAGIRTKFPTKIPVIIERYQREKYLPPLDKTKFLVPQELSMTQFVTIIRNRMSLMQSQAFYLLINNSGLASMSLTMAQVYKDHKDDDGFLYMTYASQEMFGNCVEIHEELVPIAGNV, from the exons ATGATGCCGCCATTTGAGAAGCCACAGCACCCCAAGTCCTTCAAGCAGAGAAAAAGCTTTG CCACGAGAAAACAGGAGGTCGCGGGGATCCGAACGAAGTTTCCAACTAAAATTCCT GTTATAATTGAAAGGTATCAACGGGAGAAGTACTTGCCGCCTCTTGATAAAACGAAATTCTTGGTCCCCCAAGAACTTTCCATGACTCAGTTTGTCACCATAATAAG AAATCGAATGTCGCTGATGCAGAGTCAAGCGTTCTACCTGCTCATCAATAATAGTGGCCTGGCCAGCATGTCTCTTACCATGGCGCAAGTCTACAAGGACCACAAAGATGACGATGGATTTCTCTACATGACATATGCTTCTCAAGAAATGTTTGGGAATTGTGTTGAAATCCATGAAGAGTTGGTGCCAATTGCTGGAAATGTTTGA